In one window of Salvia miltiorrhiza cultivar Shanhuang (shh) unplaced genomic scaffold, IMPLAD_Smil_shh original_scaffold_259, whole genome shotgun sequence DNA:
- the LOC131003705 gene encoding protein ALP1-like, whose product MSSSTNSSNNNSSSNSRHGFPGMLGSLDCMHWGWKNCPVAWHGAYTRGDQGEPTIILEAVASQDLWIWHAFFGVAGSNNDINVLHQSTLFNDVLAGHATAVHFLANNSHHTRGYYLTDGIYPDWPVFVKSFQFPNDEKKRRFKVMQEAARKDVERAFGVLQARWGIIKGPSRLWKSEQMNSIMFACIILHNMIIEEEGGNASNFDGDDGEGPSSTPQTQFNSGAPPEFAAYLARNASLKDARLHARLRDDLVEHIWARFGPVDP is encoded by the coding sequence ATGtcttcatccaccaattcttcCAACAATAATTCTTCCTCAAATTCCCGCCATGGGTTCCCGGGAATGTTGGGGAGCCTAGACTGTATGCATTGGGGATGGAAGAATTGTCCCGTTGCTTGGCACGGCGCCTACACTCGAGGGGATCAAGGCGAGCCAACAATTATATTAGAGGCCGTTGCTTCACAAGATTTATGGATCTGGCATGCATTCTTTGGAGTCGCTGGGtccaacaacgacatcaacgtgctcCACCAGTCCACGCTATTCAACGATGTTTTAGCGGGGCATGCAACGGCTGTGCACTTCCTCGCCAACAATTCTCACCACACTCGAGGATACTACTTAACAGACGGCATCTATCCGGACTGGCCGGTGTTCGTGAAGAGCTTCCAGTTTCCGAACGATGAGAAGAAGCGGAGGTTCAAGGTGATGCAAGAAGCTGCAAGGAAGGATGTGGAACGAGCTTTCGGTGTTCTTCAGGCTCGGTGGGGTATAATTAAGGGACCGTCACGTTTGTGGAAGTCGGAGCAAATGAATTCGATCATGTTTGCATGCATcatattgcacaacatgatcattgagGAAGAAGGTGGAAATGCAAGTAATTTTGACGGTGACGACGGCGAGGGACCAAGTTCTACTCCTCAAACACAATTCAATTCCGGAGCACCACCGGAGTTCGCCGCCTATTTGGCACGGAATGCAAGCTTGAAGGATGCACGATTGCATGCTCGCCTCCGCGACGATTTGGTTGAGCATATATGGGCACGCTTTGGTCCGGTTGACCCGTAG
- the LOC131003710 gene encoding granule-bound starch synthase 2, chloroplastic/amyloplastic-like has protein sequence MASMKSYSFPTGVDSSILVRGANRHRPLISILAYRQRKVGDCNSPGFSSNSTVDLLSRVSLCSGCGGRRRRWANQGVKAAAAGGRADETDDEVEDSLQATIEKSKKVLAIQSDLLKQIAERKKLVSSIKNASIDPEGGEQLYKESNVTISSDEASAESEDASELGNDLPGKQLKASSSSLDPVAKTEERGKGLPVNGASFDASSAKQSNANSSWAVQSKKVPYLPWQSPAAPAPEPSSSNNFYNESKFSTEVIASSTEMSTEEDSDGKWKDTTIKTSTVLDKPSSKQEEQHEDSWESIPEDGNVEAEDPTDEDVKPAPLAGANVMNVIIVAAECAPWVKTGGLGDVAGSLPKALARRGHRVMVVVPRYGDYVEAQDSGVRKRYKVDGQDFEVNYFHAYLDGVDFVFIDAPLFRHIENNIYGGNRMDILKRMVLFCKAAVEVPWHVPCGGVCYGDGNLAFIANDWHTALLPVYLKAYYRDNGLMQYARSVLVIHNIAHQGRGPVNDFSIVDLPPQYLDLFKLYDPVGGEHFNIFAAGLKTADRIVTVSHGYAWELKTSEGGWGLHQIINENDWKLRGIVNGIDTKEWSPEVDVHLQSDGYVNYSINTLQRGKSQCKAALQKELGLPIREDVPVIGFIGRLDNQKGVDLIAEAVPWMMGQDVQLVMLGTGRHDLEELLRRFEREHNDKVRGWVGFSVKTAHRITAGADILLMPSRFEPCGLNQLYAMRYGTIPVVHAVGGLRDTVTPFNPFEESGLGWTFSRAEKDELIHALGNCFWTYREFKESWEGLQKRGMSNDLSWDNAAQNYEEVLVAAKYQW, from the exons ATGGCGTCCATGAAATCCTATTCCTTCCCCACAGGAGTGGACAGTTCCATACTCGTTCGCGGCGCGAATCGTCACCGGCCATTGATTTCTATACTAGCCTACAGGCAGAGGAAAGTTGGGGATTGTAATTCACCTGGGTTTTCGAGTAATTCGACCGTGGATCTTCTTAGCAGAGTGTCACTGTGCAGTGGATGCGGCGGCAGACGGCGGAGGTGGGCCAACCAGGGTGTAAAGGCTGCGGCGGCTGGAGGCCGGGCAGACGAGACGGATGATGAGGTGGAGGATAGTTTGCAGGCGACAATTGAGAAGAGCAAGAAGGTTCTTGCCATACAAAGCGACCTTTTGAAACAG ATTGCTGAAAGGAAAAAATTGGTTTCATCAATTAAAAATGCCTCGATTGACCCTGAAGGCGGCGAACAGCTTTATAAGGAGAGTAACGTCACTATTTCCAGTGATGAAGCTTCTGCTGAAAGTGAAG ATGCATCAGAACTTGGAAATGATCTTCCTGGTAAACAACTCAAAGCCTCTAGTTCCAGTCTTGATCCTGTTGCAAAAACTGAAG AACGTGGAAAAGGCCTTCCTGTTAATGGAGCTTCATTCGATGCTAGTTCTGCAAAACAGTCGAATGCCAATAGTTCTTGGGCTGTTCAATCAAAGAAAGTACCATATTTGCCATGGCAATCCCCCGCAGCGCCTGCACCAGAGCCTTCTTCAAGTAATAATTTTTACAATGAGTCAAAATTTAGTACAGAGGTGATAGCGTCTAGTACAGAGATGTCCACTGAAGAAGATTCAGATGGAAAGTGGAAGGATACTACTATAAAAACATCGACTGTACTTGATAAACCATCTAGCAAACAAGAGGAGCAACATGAGGATTCATGGGAATCGATTCCCGAGGATGGAAATGTCGAAGCTGAGGATCCCACAGATGAAGATGTCAAGCCTGCTCCACTGGCTGGGGCCAACGTAATGAATGTAATTATTGTTGCTGCAGAATGTGCTCCATGGGTCAAGACAG GTGGGCTTGGAGATGTCGCTGGATCTTTACCTAAGGCTTTGGCTAGGCGTGGACACAGAGTCATG GTTGTTGTACCTCGCTATGGCGATTATGTGGAAGCTCAAGATTCAGGTGTTAGGAAGAGATATAAAGTGGATGGTCAG GATTTTGAAGTTAATTACTTCCACGCCTACCTTGATGGTGTAGATTTCGTTTTTATTGATGCTCCCCTCTTTCGGCATATTGAGAATAATATATATGGAGGAAATCGTATG GATATTCTGAAGCGCATGGTGTTGTTCTGCAAAGCTGCTGTCGAG GTTCCGTGGCATGTTCCCTGCGGCGGAGTTTGCTATGGAGATGGAAATTTGGCATTCATTGCAAACGACTGGCACACTGCCTTGTTGCCCGTCTATCTTAAGGCATACTATAGGGACAACGGCTTAATGCAATATGCGAGATccgttcttgtgattcataacATAGCTCATCAG GGTCGTGGTCCTGTCAATGATTTCTCAATCGTGGATCTTCCACCTCAGTATCTCGATCTATTCAAATTATATGATCCAGTTGGAGGGGAACACTTCAACATCTTTGCTGCAGGTCTAAAAACTGCTGATCGCATCGTTACAGTTAGTCATGGATATGCTTGGGAGCTAAAAACTTCCGAAGGTGGCTGGGGCCTACACCAAATCATAAACGAGAACGACTGGAAGCTACGTGGAATCGTGAACGGGATTGACACAAAAGAGTGGAGCCCCGAGGTGGACGTTCACCTGCAGTCAGACGGGTACGTTAACTACTCCATCAACACCCTGCAGAGAGGTAAATCTCAGTGCAAAGCAGCGCTGCAGAAGGAGCTCGGGTTGCCCATACGTGAAGATGTTCCGGTGATTGGTTTCATCGGGAGGCTCGACAATCAGAAAGGCGTTGATCTGATAGCCGAAGCAGTGCCGTGGATGATGGGACAGGACGTGCAGCTGGTGATGCTGGGCACTGGCAGGCACGACCTTGAAGAGCTGCTGAGGAGGTTCGAGAGAGAGCACAACGACAAGGTGAGAGGATGGGTTGGTTTCTCCGTCAAGACCGCTCACCGGATAACCGCCGGCGCGGACATACTCCTGATGCCATCGAGGTTCGAGCCATGTGGCCTGAATCAGCTCTATGCAATGCGCTATGGAACAATCCCAGTCGTGCACGCTGTGGGCGGACTAAGGGACACCGTGACGCCCTTCAACCCGTTTGAGGAATCGGGGCTCGGATGGACCTTCTCCCGAGCAGAGAAAGACGAGCTGATACACGCGCTGGGGAACTGTTTCTGGACCTATCGCGAGTTCAAGGAGAGCTGGGAGGGGCTGCAGAAACGAGGCATGTCGAATGATCTGAGCTGGGACAATGCGGCGCAGAACTACGAGGAAGTTCTTGTTGCTGCCAAGTATCAGTGGTGA
- the LOC131003709 gene encoding defective in cullin neddylation protein AAR3-like yields the protein MDFSFDIFQTYRQYCDITSRAIMNKWDNHGPDDESQRIRDLRDELAQLWKLVESKLSTSVSILDEVSKLMSRLDLTAEYSEFSRFYDFVFFICRENGQKNITVSRAIMAWRLVLSGRFRLINHWCNFVEKNQRYNISEDTWRQVLAFSRCVHENLEGYDPEGAWPVLIDDFVEYMYRIRGSHRNSFCNCDDVEAQQAEITSSGLKNFPGSKRRLWGDNPQTGQDSCASASNSSYTSPKRRHIYLVDNSVKLDCAKSPCSVEGCLSKGFAGLLSGHSCLNFERDRRVPYT from the exons ATGGATTTTTCCTTCGATATTTTCCAAACCTACCGTCAGTACTGCG ATATTACATCAAGGGCGATTATGAATAAGTGGGATAATCACGGTCCAGATGACGAGTCGCAGAGGATAAGAGACTTGAGAGATGAATTGGCACAGCTGTGGAAATTGGTGGAGTCAAAACTCAGCACAAG TGTTTCGATTCTTGATGAAGTGTCCAAGCTGATGTCAAGACTAGACTTGACG GCAGAGTATTCTGAGTTCTCACGCTTTTACGATTTTGTGTTCTTCATTTGCCGGGAAAATGGCCAAAAAAACATCA CTGTAAGCAGGGCTATTATGGCGTGGAGATTAGTTTTGTCTGGAAGGTTTCGTCTGATTAATCATTGGTGCAACTTTGTGGAG AAAAATCAACGATATAACATATCCGAGGACACATGGCGACAAGTTTTAGCTTTCAGTCGATGTGTCCATGAAAATCTTGAAGGGTATGACCCTGAAG GAGCATGGCCGGTACTTATTGATGACTTCGTTGAATACATGTACAG GATTAGGGGAAGCCATCGTAATTCATTCTGCAACTGCGATGACGTGGAAGCCCAACAAGCCGAGATCACATCGTCGG GTTTGAAAAACTTCCCCGGTTCAAAGAGGAGGCTCTGGGGTGACAATCCGCAGACGGGGCAGGACTCGTGTGCAAGTGCAAGCAATAGTAGCTACACAAGTCCTAAGAGACGGCATATCTATCTCGTAGACAACTCGGTAAAGTTGGACTGCGCCAAGTCCCCCTGCTCCGTTGAGGGGTGTCTGTCGAAGGGCTTTGCGGGGCTTCTCTCTGGCCATTCGTGTCTCAATTTTGAGCGCGATAGACGAGTCCCGTACACATAG
- the LOC131003707 gene encoding uncharacterized protein LOC131003707 has product MSERGEEAEHPTNATGSPSTATGEEQQVQDEAASIIEEPRFRWVRPNMREYQARINLYVRVEVMNRVRQKLHGIGSSELKQRFLDGVFGHLVQLRRSGSANNALSELIARELHDASFSEFEKRFFVGGHEVSFTAQDYALVTGLRFGPSDFDTTADHVIPQSSLYMRHFDGKRVSINTLEQKFNDGLFRDPEDLLKVAHILILYHILICRGESIWIDEWVWALVEDSEAWARFPWGSYNFSILCHQMSVLVKHPNQIKNNRKTYHIFGPVWAFQIWSYEVIPKLGGLCGNRDSEMSIPRCLHWDTRAVPSIDFSELFDRQLIIRPMVPTPREEGHEFFISLGTDQQMAVTFRPSKRHAAKKLLVDEDVEVIEEESDEPPKRKRRREPCHKTAPKSRTAVEKRHHPEPSAAAEKRQRRHSPEPPQPSTTCCLHGNPCKHADDEEAHLERLARRVAPRIPLDDLESGWIARLAHKFQLRDGQIAPSSSVYDKSTIREQHSGIWTQWHSGCSCVDQTRSVSHPVDLLGSHAASRKNMSMIRHS; this is encoded by the exons ATGTCCGAGAGAGGTGAGGAAGCTGAGCACCCCACCAACGCCACTGGAAGTCCATCAACAGCGACGGGAGAAGAGCAACAAGTGCAAGATGAGGCTGCAAGTATAATTGAAGAA CCTCGATTTAGATGGGTTCGACCCAATATGAGGGAATACCAAGCGCGCATAAATCTTTATGTGCGTGTGGAGGTCATGAATAGGGTTCGACAGAAACTGCACGGTATTGGCAGTAGTGAATTAAAGCAACGGTTCTTAGACGGAGTTTTTGGACATCTGGTCCAATTGCGGCGCTCCGGTAGCGCCAATAATGCGCTGTCCGAGCTCATTGCTCGGGAACTTCATGATGCTAGCTTCTCAGAGTTCGAGAAGCGGTTCTTTGTGGGTGGGCATGAGGTTAGCTTCACCGCCCAAGATTACGCCTTGGTGACGGGGCTTAGGTTTGGCCCGTCGGACTTTGACACCACAGCGGACCATGTCATCCCCCAGAGCAGCTTGTACATGCGTCATTTTGATGGTAAGAGAGTGAGTATTAACACGTTAGAACAAAAGTTCAATGATGGATTGTTCAGGGACCCGGAAGATTTGTTAAAGGTTGCCCACATACTCATCTTATATCATATTTTGATATGTCGTGGGGAGAGCATATGGATTGATGAGTGGGTATGGGCGTTAGTAGAGGACTCCGAGGCATGGGCTCGTTTTCCTTGGGGATCGTACAACTTTTCTATCCTATGCCATCAAATGAGTGTCTTGGTAAAGCATCCAAACCAAATCAAGAACAATAGAAAGACTTACCATATCTTTGGCCCTGTGTGGGCTTTTCAGATATGGTCGTACGAGGTGATACCCAAATTGGGAGGCTTGTGTGGGAATCGTGATAGCGAGATGAGCATTCCTCGTTGTTTGCACTGGGACACGCGTGCTGTTCCTTCCATTGACTTTTCAGAGTTATTCGATCGTCAg CTTATAATTCGGCCTATGGTACCTACTCCTCGGGAAGAAGGCCATGAGTTCTTTATCAGCCTAGGTACAGATCAGCAGATGGCAGTCACTTTTCGGCCCTCGAAGAGGCATGCCGCAAAAAAACTGCTAGTGGACGAAGACGTTGAGGTAATTGAGGAGGAGTCTGATGAGCCACCGAAGAGGAAGAGAAGACGAGAGCCATGTCATAAGACCGCACCCAAGTCGAGAACTGCTGTAGAGAAGCGACATCATCCCGAGCCGAGTGCAGCAGCCGAGAAGCGGCAGAGGAGACATTCTCCAGAGCCACCACAGCCATCTACTACTTGTTGCTTGCATGGCAATCCATGCAAGCATGCAGATGACGAGGAGGCTCACTTGGAGCGCTTGGCTCGAAGAGTAGCTCCTCGCATACCATTGGATGACTTGGAGAGTGGTTGGATAGCCCGTCTCGCGCATAAATTTCAGCTACGTGACGGCCAAATCGCGCCAAGTTCTTCTGTATATGATAAAAGCACAATCCGTGAGCAACATTCGGGTATATGGACTCAATGGCACTCCGGATGCTCGTGTGTTGATCAGACACGATCAGTAAGTCATCCGGTGGATCTCCTAGGCTCGCACGCAGCATCGAGAAAAAATATGTCCATGATTCGTCATTCTTGA